In Lentilitoribacter sp. Alg239-R112, the following proteins share a genomic window:
- a CDS encoding NUDIX hydrolase, which translates to MINIPYSGTYYISSQRDQDLADRVIRLIEGENLAFSKQLLTGHVTASAFLLNMKHDKVLLTHHAKLGKWLQLGGHCDGIKDPKFAALKEAYEESGLPRIDHIFDQILDIDIHEIPEHKDVQAHLHYDVRYALETDERHPFIVSDESNDLKWIPLDELEDYNPEPSLIVMRDKLQTLRL; encoded by the coding sequence ATGATAAACATACCCTACTCCGGCACATATTACATTTCTTCACAACGCGATCAGGATCTCGCTGATCGGGTGATACGATTGATAGAGGGCGAGAATCTGGCTTTTTCAAAACAATTACTTACTGGACACGTCACAGCGTCGGCTTTTTTGCTCAATATGAAGCATGACAAAGTGCTCCTCACCCACCACGCAAAACTCGGTAAATGGCTACAACTTGGCGGACATTGCGATGGAATTAAAGACCCTAAATTTGCGGCACTAAAAGAGGCTTATGAAGAAAGCGGATTACCACGGATTGATCATATATTCGACCAAATTCTCGATATCGACATTCATGAAATACCAGAACATAAAGACGTTCAGGCGCATCTGCATTATGATGTTCGCTATGCGCTGGAAACCGACGAACGACATCCATTTATTGTTTCCGATGAATCAAATGATCTGAAATGGATACCACTTGACGAACTTGAAGATTATAATCCCGAACCATCGCTTATAGTGATGCGCGATAAGCTGCAAACCTTGCGGCTTTAG
- a CDS encoding copper chaperone PCu(A)C — MNTRSIVIIAIFAVVAVVGARIILDPPSGTAYADEVKNEMTTGQIFSAGDITIANVRARETVPGASVGGGYMVITNNGSEDDRLMGGKTSVSPLLEVHEMKMENDVMKMRQLNDGLVIKAGQTVMLQPGGFHIMFMDLEAPLTKNTSFDATLNFEKSGSVRVKFNVVDMKMLKMAH; from the coding sequence ATGAATACGAGATCAATTGTAATTATCGCCATATTTGCGGTTGTGGCCGTCGTCGGCGCACGTATCATTCTTGATCCACCCAGCGGCACTGCATATGCCGACGAGGTAAAAAATGAGATGACGACGGGGCAAATATTCAGCGCAGGTGATATTACGATTGCGAACGTTCGTGCGCGCGAAACTGTTCCCGGCGCATCCGTTGGAGGCGGCTATATGGTCATTACCAACAACGGTTCCGAAGATGATCGTTTGATGGGCGGCAAAACATCCGTCTCTCCCTTGTTGGAAGTACATGAAATGAAAATGGAAAATGACGTGATGAAAATGCGTCAGCTAAATGATGGACTTGTCATTAAGGCTGGCCAAACAGTTATGCTCCAACCGGGCGGTTTTCATATCATGTTTATGGATCTTGAAGCCCCTCTTACAAAAAACACGAGCTTTGATGCAACACTCAACTTTGAAAAATCGGGATCGGTTAGAGTAAAATTCAACGTAGTAGACATGAAAATGTTAAAGATGGCACACTAA
- a CDS encoding helix-turn-helix domain-containing protein, which yields MKDIDIAELSKKTGLPASTLRYYEEKSLISSIGRRGLKRLFDPSVLQRLALVALGRMANFSLSEIRTLLLSNHGSSIDRDVLRAKAVEIDRQISVLQQVRNGLIHAAECPAPSQLECPRFQKMMRVAAKEQAKATKRANMLVR from the coding sequence ATGAAAGATATAGATATTGCCGAACTGTCAAAAAAGACGGGACTACCTGCATCGACATTGCGATACTACGAAGAAAAATCTCTAATAAGTTCAATTGGTCGGCGCGGCCTTAAGCGATTATTTGATCCGTCAGTGTTACAGCGTCTTGCACTCGTGGCATTAGGACGGATGGCAAACTTTTCTTTATCAGAAATCCGAACACTTCTCCTATCTAATCATGGTTCATCCATTGATCGCGACGTGTTACGTGCAAAGGCTGTTGAGATCGATCGGCAAATAAGTGTGTTGCAACAAGTCCGAAACGGATTAATTCATGCCGCCGAATGCCCAGCACCAAGCCAATTGGAATGTCCAAGGTTCCAAAAAATGATGCGTGTTGCTGCAAAGGAGCAGGCCAAGGCAACTAAACGAGCCAATATGTTGGTCCGTTAG
- a CDS encoding DUF2938 domain-containing protein: MTRTNKRKGSVVSLIDLIFPTVIIGLGATAFMDMFAWLQRSLWNIQGLDYALVGRWIAGIPKGQFTHKTILQSPQNRYERTIGWVFHYAIGVLFAGIMLAFTGKSWLDAPSLLNPMIIGIASVAAPFLVMQPAFGFGFAASKTPSPWITRQKSLIAHLSFGLGTYLTGVICARLSLW, translated from the coding sequence ATGACACGCACAAACAAGAGAAAAGGAAGTGTTGTGAGTTTGATAGATTTAATATTCCCTACAGTTATCATTGGTCTTGGCGCAACTGCATTCATGGATATGTTTGCATGGCTTCAACGCAGCTTATGGAACATCCAAGGTTTAGATTATGCGTTGGTCGGCAGGTGGATTGCTGGAATACCAAAAGGGCAGTTTACCCACAAAACAATCTTGCAATCACCCCAGAACCGTTATGAGCGGACGATCGGGTGGGTGTTTCATTATGCAATAGGAGTATTATTTGCTGGCATAATGCTGGCATTTACGGGGAAGAGCTGGCTTGATGCACCAAGCCTGTTGAATCCGATGATAATCGGCATTGCAAGTGTAGCTGCACCTTTCCTGGTAATGCAGCCGGCTTTCGGATTTGGTTTCGCCGCTTCAAAAACTCCATCTCCATGGATAACGCGTCAAAAAAGCCTAATTGCTCATTTGTCCTTTGGTCTGGGTACATATCTCACGGGAGTAATATGCGCCCGACTTTCTTTATGGTAA
- a CDS encoding RNA methyltransferase, whose product MRERKDKRSPRKGTSGAPSRRNAGPKAGKPPAKNKNSAKQGQKSGGLAAAKKASGLFSPQSLNPDGKTTGRPNVREGAREGTSRQERRERVYIDDSPRPREKSTRASRYRNRGNSALYLYGLHTVRAAIENPRRKIIKLLATENAWERLDVGNAGQMPCPVEFTDGRNLDRLVGKDAIHQGIVAEAHPLRPKSLDQLKDTQLIVVLDEVTDPHNVGAIMRSAVALGAGAIISTMRNSAQESGVLAKSASGALEMIDHIEVKNLGEAIDELHFVGFQTIGLDSEGPEDLVETFSSQQIALVLGAEGKGLRHKTREIVSDLARLDMPGPIKSLNVSNAAALSLYAAHRFLLRQP is encoded by the coding sequence ATGAGAGAGCGAAAAGACAAAAGATCCCCGAGAAAAGGTACCTCTGGCGCGCCTTCACGCAGGAATGCAGGCCCAAAAGCGGGAAAGCCGCCTGCAAAGAATAAAAATAGCGCGAAACAAGGGCAGAAGTCGGGTGGACTGGCAGCAGCAAAGAAAGCATCCGGTCTCTTCTCTCCTCAAAGCCTAAACCCTGATGGAAAAACAACAGGTCGACCCAACGTACGTGAAGGTGCGCGGGAAGGCACGTCTCGTCAAGAAAGACGCGAACGTGTTTATATTGATGATTCTCCACGCCCTCGTGAAAAATCTACACGCGCGAGCCGTTATCGCAACCGCGGTAATTCTGCGCTTTATCTTTATGGATTGCACACCGTTCGTGCTGCCATTGAAAATCCACGTCGCAAAATCATCAAACTGCTAGCAACAGAAAATGCCTGGGAACGATTAGATGTAGGCAATGCGGGGCAAATGCCCTGCCCCGTCGAATTTACCGATGGCCGCAATCTTGATCGTCTCGTGGGCAAAGACGCAATTCACCAAGGTATTGTAGCCGAGGCTCATCCTTTACGTCCCAAATCGCTTGATCAGCTTAAAGATACGCAATTGATTGTTGTGTTGGATGAAGTAACTGATCCGCACAATGTCGGTGCCATCATGCGTTCCGCAGTTGCTCTTGGCGCTGGTGCAATTATTTCAACGATGCGAAATTCTGCGCAAGAATCAGGTGTACTGGCAAAATCGGCGTCTGGTGCGCTGGAAATGATTGACCATATCGAGGTTAAAAACCTTGGTGAAGCCATCGATGAACTGCATTTTGTGGGGTTTCAGACCATTGGTTTGGATTCAGAAGGGCCGGAAGACCTTGTTGAGACATTTTCAAGCCAGCAAATTGCACTGGTTTTAGGCGCGGAAGGCAAAGGCCTGCGGCATAAAACACGCGAAATTGTGAGTGATCTAGCCCGCCTTGATATGCCCGGCCCAATTAAATCGCTAAACGTATCTAATGCCGCAGCACTATCGCTTTATGCCGCACATCGTTTTTTACTGCGCCAACCTTGA
- a CDS encoding dihydrofolate reductase family protein, with product MHPIIYDVAVSIDGYISGPEGDVSAFPHEGTVVEDYATRLSQYSTCLMGRKTYEFGYAFGLTPGDNPYPHMRSIVISSTIELPDGSQVEQMANPNAETIHAIQEDASGPIYLCGGGVLAGWAISNELVSYIRLKRAPIILGSGVKLLDGVTHLPELKELEMKAHDGGIIYQEFEVQY from the coding sequence ATGCATCCCATTATTTATGACGTTGCCGTGTCAATTGACGGCTATATTTCTGGACCAGAAGGTGACGTGTCCGCTTTTCCACATGAAGGAACAGTTGTTGAAGATTACGCCACACGATTATCTCAATATTCAACATGCCTGATGGGTCGAAAGACCTATGAGTTTGGCTATGCCTTTGGTCTGACACCCGGTGACAATCCTTACCCACATATGCGCTCGATCGTGATTTCGTCAACAATTGAGCTGCCTGACGGTTCGCAAGTAGAGCAAATGGCAAACCCTAACGCTGAGACCATCCACGCTATTCAGGAGGATGCCAGCGGACCAATCTATCTTTGCGGTGGCGGTGTACTTGCTGGCTGGGCGATATCGAACGAACTTGTGAGCTATATACGATTAAAGCGTGCACCAATCATTCTAGGGTCTGGCGTAAAACTGCTTGATGGCGTTACACATCTGCCGGAGCTCAAAGAATTGGAGATGAAGGCTCATGATGGCGGTATTATCTATCAGGAGTTTGAAGTCCAGTATTAA
- a CDS encoding lipocalin-like domain-containing protein, producing the protein MDTRILGTWNLVKWVNELDDGTEIFPFGEDAKGYIHYAKNGHLFVHIMMSNRANYIGSDPFSGSIDEDSAAIKSQITYAGTYEFVNSKLVHHVTMSSFPNWVGKDQVRDFAFDGEHLHLSAAGAQFQGQNVTAKLIWKQ; encoded by the coding sequence TTGGATACGCGAATTTTGGGAACATGGAATCTCGTTAAATGGGTAAATGAACTTGATGATGGCACTGAGATATTTCCCTTTGGCGAGGACGCAAAGGGATACATACATTACGCAAAAAATGGCCACCTCTTTGTGCATATTATGATGTCAAATCGCGCCAATTACATCGGTTCTGATCCATTTAGTGGCTCAATAGATGAAGATTCTGCAGCCATAAAATCACAAATAACCTATGCTGGAACTTATGAATTTGTGAATAGCAAGCTCGTTCACCACGTCACGATGTCATCATTCCCAAACTGGGTTGGCAAAGATCAGGTTCGCGACTTCGCATTCGACGGCGAACATCTGCATTTAAGCGCAGCCGGCGCACAATTTCAGGGTCAAAATGTAACGGCTAAACTAATCTGGAAGCAATAG